A genomic window from Glycine soja cultivar W05 chromosome 10, ASM419377v2, whole genome shotgun sequence includes:
- the LOC114370912 gene encoding transcription factor MYB62-like, with translation MSTIAKRDLSSNEEESELRRGPWTLEEDSLLIHYIARHGEGRWNMLAKSAGLKRTGKSCRLRWLNYLKPDIKRGNLTPQEQLLILELHSKWGNRWSKIAQHLPGRTDNEIKNYWRTRIQKQARQLNIESGSKRFIDAVKCFWMPRLLQKMEQSNSPSPHHSSMTNMMNLGNSGEASMSSMSSSFNINPSMSSSSSPPQREFIMDDANHFNTMSNPINPSPDSFQFSQLLEISEHPKSPSNVFENNVCSYPIQDNCYVDTNNYGMEGINMDPLSAMDTYDFPQFDFQTAGNGWMLDSMGDSTLWNMEAM, from the exons atgTCCACAATTGCAAAGAGAGATTTGAGTTCTAATGAAGAAGAGAGTGAGCTGAGAAGAGGTCCTTGGACTCTTGAAGAAGACAGCTTACTCATACACTATATTGCTCGTCATGGTGAAGGCCGTTGGAATATGTTAGCCAAAAGTGCAG GATTGAAGAGGACTGGAAAAAGTTGCAGACTTAGATGGCTGAATTATTTGAAACCAGACATTAAGAGAGGGAACCTCACTCCACAGGAGCAACTCTTGATCCTTGAACTCCATTCCAAGTGGGGTAACAG GTGGTCAAAAATTGCTCAGCATCTGCCAGGAAGAACAGACAATGAGATCAAGAACTATTGGAGAACAAGGATACAGAAACAGGCACGCCAACTTAACATTGAATCTGGTAGCAAGAGATTCATTGATGCTGTCAAGTGTTTTTGGATGCCAAGATTGCTCCAAAAGATGGAACAGAGCAATTCTCCAAGCCCTCATCACTCTTCCATGACAAACATGATGAATTTAGGGAATTCCGGAGAAGCTTCTATGAGTTCAATGTCAAGCAGCTTCAATATTAATCCTTCTATGTCTTCTTCCTCATCTCCTCCACAAAGGGAATTTATTATGGATGATGCAAATCATTTTAATACTATGTCCAACCCCATCAATCCATCCCCAGATTCCTTCCAATTTTCACAGCTACTTGAAATTTCTGAACACCCCAAAAGTCCTTCAAATGTGTTTGAGAACAATGTTTGCAGTTATCCAATCCAGGACAATTGCTATGTTGATACCAATAACTATGGCATGGAAGGCATAAACATGGATCCCCTTTCAGCAATGGATACTTACGACTTCCCACAGTTTGATTTTCAGACAGCAGGAAATGGATGGATGCTAGACAGCATGGGGGATTCTACTTTATGGAACATGGAGGCTATGTGA
- the LOC114372384 gene encoding putative membrane-bound O-acyltransferase C24H6.01c isoform X1 — MATSVNKIGHWKRKELWFLVIYAILFYVIIINRSLQLSRDYYKQLHGLRPGWLIAHYLNDVSDAQWRNLRGNIPVLTLVFAIFTLLANFMRAFNLRVKGMSIVWLLFSLAYLSYLHGACIVFILSIATGNFLLVKIFAQKEYFPLVVWSYNILFLLCNRIYEGYSFSIFGQQWAFLDNYRGSFRWHICFNFVVLRMISFGFDFHWSYQNSHFDQEKHYQHCHICKSGKSCYQVLQERSLHNDNFGYITYLCYLVYAPLYIAGPILNFNAFASQIDVPQNTNSVRNVTLNGFRWVLSLLLMELMTHLFYYNAFANSDLWKHLSPMDVFIIGYGVLNFMWLKFLLIWRFFRFWSLINGIEAPENMPKCINNCHNLEGFWKNWHASFNKWLVRYIYIPLGGSKKKLLNVWVVFTFVAIWHDLEWKLLSWAWLTCLFFIPELVLKSAAKAFQAQSSFGECIFRELSAVAGAVTITCLMVANLVGFVVGPSGINWLLSSFLNKEGLPVLGGMLMTFYVGTKIMFHIDEAKQRSP; from the exons ATGGCTACATCTGTTAATAAGATTGGACACTGGAAGCGAAAAGAGTTGTGGTTTCTTGTAATTTATGCAATCCTTTTCTATGTTATCATCATCAACCGTTCACTTCAACTCTCTCGTG ATTATTACAAACAGCTTCACGGTTTACGCCCGGGATGGCTCATAGCTCATTACCTCAAT GATGTTTCAGATGCTCAGTGGAGGAATTTGCGAGGAAATATACCTGTTCTTACTCTTGTCTTTGCAATTTTCACTCTGCTGGCCAATTTCATGAGGGCCTTCAATTTAAGAGTGAAGGGAATGTCCATTGTCtggcttttattttctttggccTACTTATCATATCTTCATGGAGCATG CATTGTATTTATCCTGTCAATAGCTACTGGTAATTTTCTTCTTGTTAAG ATCTTTGCACAGAAGGAGTACTTTCCTCTTGTAGTTTGGAGTTACAACATATTGTTTCTTCTCTGTAATCGGATTTATGAAGGATATTCATTCTCTATATTTGG GCAACAGTGGGCATTTTTGGACAATTACCGGGGCAGCTTTAGGTGGCACATATGTTTCAACTTTg TTGTTTTGCGCATGATAAGCTTTGGATTCGATTTTCACTGGAGTTATCAAAATTCTCATTTTGATCAGGAg AAGCATTATCAGCATTGTCATATTTGTAAATCCGGAAAATCTTGCTATCAAGTTTTACAG GAGAGAAGTCTACATAATGACAACTTTGGATATATCACATACCTTTGTTATTTGGTATATGCACCACTTTATATTGCGGGTCCAATACTGAACTTCAATGCCTTTGCCTCACAG ATAGATGTTCCTCAAAACACTAATTCAGTTAGAAATGTGACACTCAATGGTTTCCGCTGGGTATTGAGTCTTCTCCTTATGGAATTAATGACACATCTATTCTACTATAATGCCTTTGCTAATAG TGATTTGTGGAAGCACTTATCTCCTATGGACGTGTTCATCATTGGATATGGC GTATTAAACTTCATGTGGCTAAAATTTTTACTGATCTGGCGCTTTTTCCGTTTCTGGTCACTG ATAAACGGAATTGAGGCTCCAGAGAATATGCCAAAATGTATTAATAATTGTCACAACTTGGAAGGCTTTTGGAAAAACTGGCATGCTTCCTTCAACAAGTGGCTTGTGAG GTATATATACATTCCTCTTGGGGGATCTAAGAAAAAGCTACTAAATGTGTGGGTTGTTTTCACATTTGTTGCAATCTGGCATGATTTAGAGTG GAAACTTCTTTCATGGGCATGGTTGACGTGTTTATTCTTCATCCCTGAGTTGGTTTTAAAATCAGCAGCAAAAGCATTTCAG GCTCAGAGTTCTTTTGGAGAATGCATATTTCGTGAACTCAGTGCTGTTGCTGGTGCAGTGACAATTACTTGTCTCATG GTGGCTAATCTGGTTGGATTTGTGGTTGGACCAAGTGGCATTAACTGGttgctttcttctttccttAACAAGGAAG GTTTGCCTGTCCTTGGTGGCATGCTTATGACATTTTACGTTGGAACAAAG ATTATGTTCCACATAGATGAAGCAAAGCAAAGGTCCCCCTGA
- the LOC114370620 gene encoding VQ motif-containing protein 8, chloroplastic-like: MKAGAKLYGFHEQQPKKVINGPRPSPLMINKDSHMIRKETKLQRPQRINPIIIYTESPKIIHTKAKDFMALVQRLTGRSSSTNDNLSTASLPQEGSENFGSSLSDGSNYNSNETSSALRRVGENLVESGAIVQHGPSNLDFADMPLFTPNSSDFFCSSGSSVYKYSDSPYGVLGSLISPSGLEFMKELPEY, from the coding sequence ATGAAGGCTGGTGCAAAGTTATATGGCTTTCATGAGCAACAACCAAAGAAGGTGATCAATGGTCCACGTCCTTCCCCTTTGATGATCAACAAAGATTCTCACATGATACGCAAAGAAACCAAACTCCAAAGGCCACAGAGGATTAATCCCATCATCATTTACACCGAATCGCCCAAGATTATCCACACCAAGGCCAAAGATTTCATGGCTCTTGTTCAAAGACTCACGGGTAGGTCATCAAGCACCAATGATAATTTGTCCACTGCTTCACTTCCTCAAGAGGGTTCAGAGAATTTTGGATCATCTTTGTCTGATGGGTCCAACTACAATAGCAATGAAACAAGTTCAGCTCTTAGGAGAGTTGGTGAGAATTTGGTTGAGAGTGGTGCAATTGTTCAACATGGTCCCTCTAATCTGGATTTTGCTGATATGCCACTTTTCACTCCAAATTCCTCAGATTTCTTTTGCTCTTCTGGATCATCAGTGTATAAATATTCTGATTCCCCATATGGGGTTTTGGGAAGTTTGATATCTCCTTCCGGGTTGGAATTCATGAAAGAGCTACCTGAATATTGA
- the LOC114372384 gene encoding putative membrane-bound O-acyltransferase C24H6.01c isoform X2 — translation MAHSSLPQYAQWRNLRGNIPVLTLVFAIFTLLANFMRAFNLRVKGMSIVWLLFSLAYLSYLHGACIVFILSIATGNFLLVKIFAQKEYFPLVVWSYNILFLLCNRIYEGYSFSIFGQQWAFLDNYRGSFRWHICFNFVVLRMISFGFDFHWSYQNSHFDQEKHYQHCHICKSGKSCYQVLQERSLHNDNFGYITYLCYLVYAPLYIAGPILNFNAFASQIDVPQNTNSVRNVTLNGFRWVLSLLLMELMTHLFYYNAFANSDLWKHLSPMDVFIIGYGVLNFMWLKFLLIWRFFRFWSLINGIEAPENMPKCINNCHNLEGFWKNWHASFNKWLVRYIYIPLGGSKKKLLNVWVVFTFVAIWHDLEWKLLSWAWLTCLFFIPELVLKSAAKAFQAQSSFGECIFRELSAVAGAVTITCLMVANLVGFVVGPSGINWLLSSFLNKEGLPVLGGMLMTFYVGTKIMFHIDEAKQRSP, via the exons ATGGCTCATAGCTCATTACCTCAAT ATGCTCAGTGGAGGAATTTGCGAGGAAATATACCTGTTCTTACTCTTGTCTTTGCAATTTTCACTCTGCTGGCCAATTTCATGAGGGCCTTCAATTTAAGAGTGAAGGGAATGTCCATTGTCtggcttttattttctttggccTACTTATCATATCTTCATGGAGCATG CATTGTATTTATCCTGTCAATAGCTACTGGTAATTTTCTTCTTGTTAAG ATCTTTGCACAGAAGGAGTACTTTCCTCTTGTAGTTTGGAGTTACAACATATTGTTTCTTCTCTGTAATCGGATTTATGAAGGATATTCATTCTCTATATTTGG GCAACAGTGGGCATTTTTGGACAATTACCGGGGCAGCTTTAGGTGGCACATATGTTTCAACTTTg TTGTTTTGCGCATGATAAGCTTTGGATTCGATTTTCACTGGAGTTATCAAAATTCTCATTTTGATCAGGAg AAGCATTATCAGCATTGTCATATTTGTAAATCCGGAAAATCTTGCTATCAAGTTTTACAG GAGAGAAGTCTACATAATGACAACTTTGGATATATCACATACCTTTGTTATTTGGTATATGCACCACTTTATATTGCGGGTCCAATACTGAACTTCAATGCCTTTGCCTCACAG ATAGATGTTCCTCAAAACACTAATTCAGTTAGAAATGTGACACTCAATGGTTTCCGCTGGGTATTGAGTCTTCTCCTTATGGAATTAATGACACATCTATTCTACTATAATGCCTTTGCTAATAG TGATTTGTGGAAGCACTTATCTCCTATGGACGTGTTCATCATTGGATATGGC GTATTAAACTTCATGTGGCTAAAATTTTTACTGATCTGGCGCTTTTTCCGTTTCTGGTCACTG ATAAACGGAATTGAGGCTCCAGAGAATATGCCAAAATGTATTAATAATTGTCACAACTTGGAAGGCTTTTGGAAAAACTGGCATGCTTCCTTCAACAAGTGGCTTGTGAG GTATATATACATTCCTCTTGGGGGATCTAAGAAAAAGCTACTAAATGTGTGGGTTGTTTTCACATTTGTTGCAATCTGGCATGATTTAGAGTG GAAACTTCTTTCATGGGCATGGTTGACGTGTTTATTCTTCATCCCTGAGTTGGTTTTAAAATCAGCAGCAAAAGCATTTCAG GCTCAGAGTTCTTTTGGAGAATGCATATTTCGTGAACTCAGTGCTGTTGCTGGTGCAGTGACAATTACTTGTCTCATG GTGGCTAATCTGGTTGGATTTGTGGTTGGACCAAGTGGCATTAACTGGttgctttcttctttccttAACAAGGAAG GTTTGCCTGTCCTTGGTGGCATGCTTATGACATTTTACGTTGGAACAAAG ATTATGTTCCACATAGATGAAGCAAAGCAAAGGTCCCCCTGA